Below is a genomic region from Nitrospirota bacterium.
TTACTGGGGCGGACTGTTGTGGACAACCTTTTTGGCAATATAGATCCGATAGGCCAGGTTGTGCGGATAAAAAAGGTTCCGTTTACTGTGATTGGTGTACTTGAACCGAAGGGGCAGTCTCTTACAGGAGCGGATCAGGACGATACCATATTACTCCCTATTACAGTTGCTCAGAAACAGCTTTTCGGAACCCAGTTTCCCGGCATGGTCAGGATAATTCATGTTAAGGCAAAGAGTACGGAAGACCTTGCCGCTGCCGAAAAACAGATAAATGAATTGCTCAGGCAGAGGCACCGCATAGGGCCAAAGCAGGAAAATGATTTTACCGTCAGGAATCTTACGCAGATAATGCAGACACAGGAACAATCCTCAAAGGTAATGGCCCTGCTGCTTGGCGCCATTGCATCGGTTTCTCTTCTCGTAGGAGGAATCGGGATTATGAACATCATGCTGGTCTCGGTTACAGAAAGGACCAGGGAGATTGGGATAAGAATGGCTGTGGGCGCAAGGACATGGGACATAAGGCTACAGTTCATTATTGAGGCGCTTACATTGTCACTAATCGGCGGTGTTATAGGGATTATCATAGGCGTAGGGGGCTCGAAAATACTCTCTGCTTTTGCAGAGTGGCCCACAATCATATCTCCGTTTTATGTTGTGCTTGCGTTTTGTTTCTCAGGATTAGTCGGAATATTTTTTGGTTTTTACCCTGCATACAGGGCTTCTCTGCTTGACCCCATAGATGCGCTAAGATTCGAGTAAAAGATCCTGCAGAAAGTTATTTATTTTTGCCCGAAATTCCCGTTATAATAATAAACTGCCTTTTGGATGACTATGAATTAACGTAACACGCAGTAACAGGGAGGAAGAATGATTATCACAAAGAAGCGGGATTTAAAAGATCTGTTGGAAAACGTAAAAAACTACAGGAGTTTTTTCCTGATTGGATGCTCTGAGTGCGCAACACTGTGCGGAAC
It encodes:
- a CDS encoding ABC transporter permease, producing the protein MINIPSTFKISFRALRVNKMRSALTMLGIVIGVGAVIAMLAVGKGASQKIADQIASIGSNLLIILPGSTSPGGVRMGLGTLPTLTMGDTEAILKESPAVADVAPEHGGVAQVIYGNQNWATGIRGTTPNMLNVREWQLASGRPFTEQEVKSGAKVCLLGRTVVDNLFGNIDPIGQVVRIKKVPFTVIGVLEPKGQSLTGADQDDTILLPITVAQKQLFGTQFPGMVRIIHVKAKSTEDLAAAEKQINELLRQRHRIGPKQENDFTVRNLTQIMQTQEQSSKVMALLLGAIASVSLLVGGIGIMNIMLVSVTERTREIGIRMAVGARTWDIRLQFIIEALTLSLIGGVIGIIIGVGGSKILSAFAEWPTIISPFYVVLAFCFSGLVGIFFGFYPAYRASLLDPIDALRFE